The proteins below come from a single Necator americanus strain Aroian chromosome V, whole genome shotgun sequence genomic window:
- a CDS encoding hypothetical protein (NECATOR_CHRV.G18675.T1): MRSSSFAYGTDEVTPMMSSESSLKNNGTIVAMTAISPEKGSVEIYPSRTGKHFRHFYILVCVLLLFMLAGIILSAIVAVRLGHMERQVQKAQVQLPQNVKEALDKLKLPTGWENYIPRPSAPPISPDVPPIQAEVHEPEPEQQTQAYPQVKGCPGQCKRKDFLKPPLVVLSLDGFAREYLDRFTVAALDYIAKCGAKAERVYPPFPSRTFPSHYTMVTGLYPESHGIVDNNIFDPNISDKIESMKRGDVDGYYQGDPIWNIYKRHGGKTACLYWVGCGFNISGLRPDISPPYNKDLPFRNRFEMIVDWLLMPQESRPGLITAYLDQPDTAGHYQLDDKDIESQIAIIDRNLRYLIDTLDENGLLSCINLVIVSDHGMQLTNSTQYISDSINDPEIISASGVIGRVYKHRSAAPVSQLMRPFECDQGKKWKVYQRSTIPTRKHYQKTKRVGDIIVEGNLGTSFYSTPADDWHLSADHGYDYIRSPMQTIFFAMGPSIKKGVVLPAFQNIEYLNLWMDLLELPHDTPNNGTLGIMDDILVHPPFRTPQFHFPISECLAIGVPGAVDCGSCSAEQLNRLNAKLSCAFPPSFPFQLSSTTPRCIQNYCEKSIITSGEIGSTVTVVERMKKEETNASNTCEFINSKYGNLCWDRINATGVVRRTLSADLGSELANIRSIVTTWNSGFVNDILDPLNEYTRSLALKLGQIISLTGTAFDYNYDGVADTKTSSSPSHIYRVLIACAGPWSVDGASCVNSSDTMVLSFIFPVMEKDFNCLPKGELLLDYTARLLDVELITGLRFLFPGLSQMHTLQLKTHISTDIW, encoded by the exons GTTCCGTCGAGATCTACCCTTCTCGCACCGGCAAAcattttcgtcatttttaCATCCTTGTATGCGTCCTCCTTCTGTTCATGCTTGCTGGGATCATCTTATCAGCGATTGTAGCCGTAAGGCTTGGCCATATGGAGAGGCAAGTGCAGAAAGCGCAGGTACAACTGCCGCAGAACGTTAAGGAGGCTCTAGAC AAGTTGAAGCTACCGACAGGGTGGGAAAATTATATTCCTCGCCCTTCTGCCCCACCAATATCTCCCGACGTTCCGCCAATACAAGCCGAAGTTCATGAACCTGAACCGGAACAACAGACGCAAGCCTACCCACAAGTGAAAGGATGTCCAGGGCAATGCAAGCGTAAGGA CTTTCTTAAACCGCCGTTGGTAGTCTTATCGTTGGATGGCTTTGCTCGTGAATATCTGGATCGTTTCACTGTTGCAGCACTTGATTACATTGCAAAATGTGGAGCAAAAGCCGAA AGAGTGTATCCACCATTCCCATCGAGGACGTTCCCAAGCCATTACACCATGGTGACAGGGCTATATCCAGAATCACACGGCATAG TTGACAACAACATCTTTGACCCGAACATTTCGGACAAGATAGAAAGTATGAAGCGAGGAGATGTGGACGGCTACTATCAAGGCGACCCG ATCTGGAACATATACAAACGACATGGTGGTAAAACGGCTTGCCTATATTGGGTTGGATGTGGCTTCAATATTTCAG GTCTTCGTCCAGATATATCACCTCCCTATAACAAAGACCTGCCATTCAGGAACCGATTTGAAATG ATTGTTGATTGGTTGTTGATGCCTCAAGAGAGTCGTCCAGGTTTGATTACTGCCTACCTCGACCAACCGGATACCGCAGGACACTATCAACTAGATGATAAAGAT ATTGAATCTCAAATCGCCATCATAGACAGGAATCTTAGATATTTGATCGACACCTTGGATGAAAATGGTCTTCTCTCCTGCATCAATCTAGTTATCGTTTCCGACCATG GTATGCAGCTAACGAATAGCACACAATATATCTCGGATTCTATCAATGATCCTGAAATAATATCTGCATCTGGAGTGATTGGAAGAGTTTATAAACACAGATCAG CAGCGCCTGTGAGTCAATTAATGAGACCGTTTGAATGTgatcaaggaaaaaagtggaaagtgtACCAAAGAAGCACTATACCAACAAGGAAACACTatcagaaaacgaaaagagtTGGCGACATTATTGTTGAAGGAAACTTGGGGACGTCGTTTTACAG CACTCCTGCAGACGATTGGCATCTTAGCGCTGATCATGGCTATGATTACATACGATCACCTATGCAAACCATATTTTTCGCTATGGGACCATCTATTAAGAAGGGTGTGGTGTTGCCAGCCTTTCAAAACATCGAGTACTTGAATTTATGGATGG ATCTCCTGGAACTACCTCATGACACCCCTAATAATGGAACTCTAGGCATTATGGACGACATCCTAGTTCATCCACCTTTCAGGACTCCTCAGTTTCACTTCCCTATCTC GGAATGCTTGGCAATAGGCGTTCCTGGTGCCGTTGATTGTGGCTCATGCTCTGCGGAACAACTT AATCGACTGAATGCCAAATTGTCGTGTGCTTTTCCTCCAAGTTTTCCATTTCAACTATCGTCCACTACGCCACGGTGCATTCAGAATTATTGTGAAAAGTCTATAATTACTAGCGGTGAAATAG GATCTACTGTCACCGTGGTTGAAAggatgaagaaagaagagacgAATGCTTCGAATACTTGCGAATTTATTAACTCAAAGTACGGTAACCTGTGTTGGGATCGAATCAACGCGACAGGTGTCGTCAGGAGAACGCTCTCAGCAGACCTTGGTTCAG aaCTTGCTAATATTCGATCTATTGTGACAACCTGGAACAGTGGATTTGTCAACG ACATTCTTGATCCCCTGAATGAGTACACTCGATCTCTTGCCTTGAAGCTCGGACAAATCATTTCTCTTACTGGAACTGCGTTTGACTACAACTATGACGGTGTTGCCGACACAAAGACAAG CTCATCTCCATCACATATTTATCGAGTATTAATCGCTTGTGCTGGACCGTGGTCCGTAGACGGAGCATCATGCGTGAACTCCTCGGACACGATGGTGCTCTCGTTCATATTTCCCGTCATGGAGAAGGACTTTAACTGTCTT CCGAAGGGCGAGCTGCTATTGGACTACACGGCACGGTTGCTGGACGTTGAGTTAATAACTGGACTAAGGTTCCTGTTCCCAGGCCTATCCCAGATGCATACTCTACAATTGAAAACGCATATTAGCACCGACATTTGGTAA